The Vibrio penaeicida sequence TAGATTACTTGATACAGGAAGGGCTTCAGCTCCGGCGAAAGCAACAAATAACAACAAGACATTTTTAAAGATATTGTCGTTAAATGCGCCAAAAAATTGTGTAATAAAGTACGGGAGAAAGCGCTTTTGTGTTATTAAAGACGGGTGCTGGTTAGGCATTCAAATTCCTTATGCTTGCCAGTTAGCTAAATAGTTGGACAGTAAGTTGTCGATTAAAATTTTGCCATCGATTGGCGACGCAGAAAAGAATTTATCGTCTACGCTAAGCAAGGTAATTCCATGTACTCCTGCCCAAAGAACTCGACTGGCTTCGACTACGTTCTGATCAGATCCTTCAGGGGTGATCATTTGAATTAGGCTTTCAAGCATGCCAGTCATTTTGTCTATTCGCTCTGACTGCCAAGTCGGTAGCTCTTCCCCGTTCATCGTGTGCTGAAAAATGAGCTGCCAGCGATGTGGGTGTGCCAAAGCAAAATCGTGGTAACAATACGCCAGCTTATGTAGGGCATCAATGGGGTGTTGAGCATCCTCAACGGCTTTTTCTGCTTGCTGCGATAGCTCATCCAAAGTTTGTGCAACAGCTTGTAAAAGCAATAAATTATAATTGCCAAATACATTTACAAGAGTGCTAGGGACGTAACCAATCATGTTGGCAATCTTTCTGAGGCTGAGCTCGTGGTGAGGTTTTTCTTCAAGGAAAGATTTCACGTTATCGAGGGTAAGTGCTATCAATTCTTCACGTGTATGATCGTTACGTCTGGCCATGGTTGAATGTATTAAAATGAACAATGTTCATTATTTTAAGTGTCGCTTATATAAGGGTCAAGACGAGAAACACTTGTGAGCTCAAATTACTGAAATCTGAGCTGTACGGATGCGTATCCATGTACAGTTTTGTCATTTTTCAATGAACTGCATACCCTAATGATGATTTTGTTAGCAATATCCTGAAACACACATTTGTGTTGCACGTATTTTATTGTTAACAACTTGAGGCTATGATTCTTAAAGTACTTGTGTCGCCTTGTTTTTCGCTTGGGTTGCCCATATGTACGTACTGTTAAAATCAGAATTAAGAGAAAATAACGATGAAACGATTATTTGCGTTTGTCGCTTTATTGATGATTTCCGTCACCGCTGCACCGATTGCTGAAGCAAAGAAATTCGGTGGTGGTAAATCATTTGGTAAAAGCCACAAAACTGCGCCTGCTCCAAAACAGCAACAACAAAACACTAATACTGTCGGCAAAGATCAAGGTAAACAAACCAGTGGCAAAAAAGGCTTAATGGGTGGTTTGCTAGGCGGTTTACTTGCAGGCGGGCTACTAGCAGCATTCTTTGGCGGTGCGTTTGAAGGTATCCAGTTTATGGATATTCTGATCATGGGATTGATTGCCTTTGTTATCTTTAAGTTGATGAAAGGCATGCTTGCCTCTAAGCAAGGCAGTATGAATCAACAACAACCAGCTTATTCTGGTGCAAACCGCAATACGTTTGAGCCACAACAGCAGCCAAATGTTCATAACTTCGAGCAGACTCAGCCATTATCTGGCGGATTTGGAGCTGCAGGTACAAGTGACGTTCCACACAATTACCCACCGGGTTTTGATCATGCTGCATTTGTTAATGGTTCTCGTGAGCACTACCGCAAATTGCAAGGTGCGTGGAATCACAACGAATTAGAAACGATTCGTGAGTATGTTTCTCCTGGTTTGTTTGATGACCTATCTGCAGAACGTGCAAAGCTAGAAGGTGAGCAACACACTGACGTTATGTACGTGGATGCTGAAATTGTTCGTGCAGACCACAATGCAACGTCTGCACAGCTTAGCCTTCAATTTAGTGGTCGTTACCGCGACGCAGCAGAAGGCGTAGAAGAAGACATCACAGACGTTTGGCACTTAGAGCGTGATTTAACGCAACCTAATGCACCATGGCTGATTGTTGGTATTCAAGCGTAACGTTTAATTTGGTTACCCTATAGACATAAGCCCCTTCCTCTTTGAGGAAGGGGCTTTCTTATTTGTGAAAGGTCGACTTTGTGAATGGTCGATTTATCAAAAGTTTTAAAATCAATTTGGACAGGTACAAAAAAACCGCCAACAGGCGGTTTTTTTGATTCTTGTACAGAATTAAGCTTCGGCTTCTTCTGCTTGTTTTGCCTGAATGGCAGTCAGTGCAACAGTGTAAACAATGTCGTCAACCAAAGCGCCACGAGACAAATCGTTAACAGGTTTACGCATGCCCTGAAGCATTGGACCAATTGAAACAAGATCCGCACTACGCTGAACCGCTTTGTATGTTGTGTTACCTGTGTTTAGGTCAGGGAATACAAATACAGTCGCTTTACCCGCTACCGGAGAGTTAGGTGCTTTAGAAGCAGCTACGTTTTCCATGATTGCAGCATCGTATTGAAGTGGACCATCAATAACCAAGTCAGGACGCTTTTCTTGAGCAATTTTGGTTGCTTCACGTACTTTTTCAACGTCTGCACCCTGACCGGATGTTCCCGTCGAGTATGAGATCATTGCAACGCGTGGGTCGATACCAAATGCGGCTGCAGAATCTGCCGACTGAATCGCTATTTCTGCCAGTTGTTCCGCGTTTGGATCTGGGTTGATAGCACAGTCACCGTAAACCAAAACTTGATCTGGCAGAAGCATAAAGAACACAGACGAAACAAGAGAAGCGCTAGGTGCTGTCTTGATAAGCTGAAGTGGTGGACGAATGGTGTTAGCCGTTGTATGAACCGCACCAGAAACCAAGCCATCAACTTCTTCGCGCTCTAGCATCATTGTGCCAAGAACCACTGTGTCTTCTAATTGCTCACGTGCAACGACTTCCGTCATGCCTTTATTCTTACGCAACTCAACCAAGCGAGCAATGTATTTTTCGCGAACGACTGTTGGGTCGATGATCTCAACGCCACTGCCTAAAACAACACCTTGCTGTTCTGCTACACGCTTAATCTCTTCAGGGTTACCTAAAAGTACACACTCGGCAATACCGCGTTCCGCACAGATAGCTGCTGCTTTCACGGTACGTGGCTCATCGCCTTCAGGAAGTACAATACGTTTTGCAGCGCGACGAGCAAATTCAGTTAGCTGGTAACGGAATGCTGGTGGGCTTAGACGACGAACCGCAGCAGAGCCTTCGGTTAGGGTGTCAATCCAAGGGCCATCAATGTGGCTGGCAACGTGGTCGTTAACGAATTCAATTCGCTCACGGTCATCCGCGGGTACTTCTAGGCTAAAGCTTTGTAGGTTCAAAGACGTCTGCCAAGTGTTACCTTGTGCCTTGAAGATAGGCAACCCTGTTTCAAAAGCAGGTTTACATAGGTCAACGATTTCACTAGGGATATCGTAACCACCGGTCAGTAAAATCGCACCAATTTCAACGCCATTCATTGAAGCCAAAGCAGCAGCCACAATAACGTCTGGACGATCGGCTGATGTAACAAGCAGAGAGCCAGGTCGGAAGTGCTCAATCATATTTGGAAGCGAACGTGCACAGAACGTGATGCTCTTGATACGACGGCTCGCAATATCGCCTTCATTAATGATATCTGCGTTCAAGTGCTTTGCCATATCGATAGCACGAGTAGCAATCAGGTCGATGCTCCAAGGCACGCAACCTAGCACGCGAATTGGACTAGAGTTGAATATTTGCATCACTTCTAGGTTCGCTTGGTGCGCACTGTCTGCATCATCAAAGATTTCAGACAGGTCAGGACGAGTACGACCAGCATCATCAACAGGGGCGTTCAATTTGTTAATGATAACGCCAGAAATGCTCTTATTTTTTGTTCCACCAAAGTTAGAACAAGCAACTTCGATTCGCTCTTTTAACTGAGTTGGATTGTCAGTGCCTGGTGTCGCAACAAATACGATTTCAGCACCCAATGTTTTCGCAATCTCGGCATTGACTTGGTTAGCAAATGGGTGCTTACGAGTCGGAACCAAACCTTCGATAAGTGTTACATCGGAATCTTTGTTAATTCGGTTGTAACGCTCAACCACAGTTTCAAGCAGCTCGTCCATTTTTTCAGCACCAATAAGTGCTTCAGCTTGGGTCATCGGCGTAGGATCGCCAATTTTCATGTCGCTGTTGAAACTAACAATAGTTGACGTCAGATCAGGTTGGTCACCGCCGCTGCGTGGCTGTGCGATTGGCTTGTAGAATGAAACTTTAACGCCTTTACGCTCCATAGCGCGTAAAACGCCCATGCTAACACTGGTAAGACCAACACCTGCGCTAGTAGGGATAAGCATAATAGTACGTGACATAGGGGATTCCTATCACTATCAGGTAAATGCTTTGCGAAGCTAGAATGTTCCCAAAGCTAAAAATAAGAACTGGCTAAGCGCACTCATCGGCACGTTAGCCAGTAAAAGTCAGTTTATTATAGACCTGCTAAACGCGCAGTGTCTTCAGCAATAACAAGCTCTTCATTTGTTGAGACAACCATTGCAGGGATACGGCTTTCTGCTTTAGTAATAGTGCCTTCTTTACCAAAACGTGCTTTTAGGTTTGCTGCTTCGTCAACTTCGATGCCGAATACGCCAAGACGGTTTAGAACCATTTCACGGATTGGACCAGAGTTTTCACCGATACCGCCAGTAAATACGATTGCATCTAGACGACCTTCAAGAGTTGCTGTGTAACCTGCAACGTATTTCGCTAGACGGTGACAGAATACATCCATTGCACGTGTTGCTTCTTCTTTTTCACCGTAGTTGTCTTCAACAAAACGGCAATCTGAAGTGACTTCTGTAAGACCAGCAAGACCAGACTCTTTTGTTAGCATGGTGTTGATTTGCTCTACTGAGTAACCAAGTGCATCGTGAAGGTGGAAGATGATTGCTGGGTCGATATCGCCACAACGAGTACCCATCACCAAACCTTCAAGCGGAGTCAGACCCATTGAAGTATCAACAGACTTACCGTTCTTAATTGCACAAACTGATGCACCGTTACCTAGGTGGCAGTTAATGATGTTCAATTCGTCCGCTGGTTTACCTAAACGCTCAGCTGTTTCACGAGCGATAAATAGGTGAGAAGTACCGTGCATGCCGTAACGGCGGATACCGTGCTCTTTGTACAAGTTGTACGGAAGTGCGTATAGGTAAGCTTCTTCTGGCATAGTTTGGTGGAATGCTGTATCGAATACAGCGGTCATTGGTAGGCTTGGGAAGGCTTTTTGTGCAGCCTTGATGCCGATGATTGCTGCTGGGTTGTGAAGAGGTGCTAATGCTGCACAATCTTCAATACCTTTAAGAACGGCATCATCAATCAATGCAGATTGAGTAAATTGCTCGCCGCCGTGCACTACACGGTGACCAATTGCTTTCATTTGATCTGCAAGCTCAGGTTTTGAAGCAAGAATAGTTTCAACAATGAAAGACAACGCTTCATCGTGCGCAGCACCATTACCTAGTTGTGCTTCGTGCTTTCCATCAAGTTTCCACTTGATGCGAGCTTCTGGAAGATGAAGACATTCAGCAAGACCTGTAAGGTGCTCGTCGCCGTTTGCTGCATCAACAATTGCAAACTTAAGTGAAGAACTACCGCAGTTTAAAACTAAAACTAGCTTAGACATGAGTGACTACCTGTTATTCGTCTGATAAAAGAATCAGTTAAGGATGAAAATCAATCGCAAGCATAAATGTCTTTTTGAAAAGACAAATTACGCTTGGTCAAAAAATACTTGAAATTCCGTATCGTTGGACGCATTGATACTTTAATCAACGCGAATACGCTTCCTTGCAAATAACACTCACGGTTGCCTAAATTGTAAATAACAGCAACAATGAGATTGAGGGTTTGCTAAGGATAGCGATAATGACCCAAGATAACAAAAAAATTTGAGTGCATTTTAACTAGAATCAATTTTTTTGCAGCTTTTTTTTAAAGGTTGTCAATTTATTTTAGTGAGAGGTTGGTATGAACAATAAAGTCGGGCTCATCCATAGTTTGAAAGATGGTCAAAAATACATGGATACTTGGCCTGTGCGAAAGGAGCTGACCCCTCTTTTTCCAGAACAACGCATCATTAAGGCCACAAAATTTGGTGTCAAAGTGATGCCAGCTGTCGCTGCGATCAGCGTGCTGATGCAAATGGTGTTTGAAAACCAGCAAGCGATGCCCCAAGCCATTGTGATGGCTTTATTTGCGATTAGCCTTCCTCTACAGGGTATGTGGTGGTTGGGTAACCGTTCTAATACACAGCTTCCGCCCGCACTTGCAAGCTGGTACCGAGAAATTCATCAAAAAATTATTGAAGCTGGCGGCGCGCTCGAGCCAATAAAAAGCAAACCACGATACAAAGAACTGGCCGTAACGCTCAATCGTGCGTTTAGGCAGCTGGATAAATCTGCGTTGGAGCGCTGGTTTTAAAATCAGATAGATTTTTGATAGCTCGGTTTTTTACCAGTAGACCCTAAAGTAAATTCCCAAAAGGAGGCTAGGATCGTTTGATTCCAGCCTCCTTTTTTGTTGTCTTATTAACGATCTGTAATCATGTCTCACGTACGCTTGTCCCAATTCAGCATGTAAAACTGCGCGACTTCTTTCATTTCTATTTATAAAAGTCAATTTCATTAGCTAAGATTTATTTTGCATTATTGTTTAAAAAACATCGTCTGTTTTTTATTCAAATGATAAGAATATTACTTTGCTCGCTCTTAAATATCGTGGTTTTGTGTGCTGGTTAACGCAAATTTCACGTTTTGTTACTTTGTTGTTAATCCTCTCTTCCCTTTATGGAACCTTACTGGTAAAAATGTGTACATATGCGTAAATAAGCGCGTACAAAATATAGAAACTATAATTAGTAGCTGTTTGTTTCAGATTCCCTAGACTTATGAGTAGGTCACCACACCACAGGTGCACCATTTAGAGCGCTTAGAATCAAAGAAATAAAACAAGTAAGCTGCCAGGAGATTGGCAGCCACAACATCACAACAACTTTACTGCTGAATCAAGGAGTCAAGATGAAAGCAAGTCAAATCATTGCTACCGCGTGTATTGCCGGTGCAGCGTTACTTTCCTCTACAGGTGTTATTGCTAAAACGGCGAAAGTTGCCGTATCACAAATCGTAGAGCATCCCGCTCTGGACGCGACACGCCAGGGGTTGCTCGATGGTCTTAAAGAAAAGGGTTATGTGGAAGGGAAAAACCTAGAATTTGAATATCGTACAGCCCAAGGTAATCCGGCGATTGCGGTACAAATAGCGCGCCAGTTTGTTGGTGAAAACCCAGATGTATTGGTAGGTATTGCTACGCCAACTGCACAAGCCTTGGTTTCTTCAACTCGCTCTATTCCGGTTGTATTCACTGCGGTAACCGACCCTGTTGGCGCTAAGCTGGTAGGCAGCATGAAAAAACCAGGCAAGAACGTCACAGGTTTATCGGATTTATCGCCTGTTGCTCAACACGTTGACTTAATTCAAGAGATTTTACCAAACGCTAAATCTATTGGTGTGGTGTATAACCCAGGTGAAGCGAATGCCGTTACTCTGGTAGAGCTTTTGAAAGAAGCTGCGGATGCAAAAGGCCTCAAAGTTGTTGAAGCGACGGCTTTAAAGAGTGCGGATGTTCAATCGGCAACTCAAGCCATCTCTGCTAAATCTGATGTGATTTATGCCCCTACAGATAACACCGTTGCGAGTGCCATCGAAGGTATGATCGTCGCAGCGAATCAAGCGAAAACACCAGTTCTTGGCGGCGCTACCTCTTATGTTGAGAAAGGAGCAGTGGCAAGCTTAGGTTTTGATTACTACCAAGTCGGTGTTCAAACTGCTGATTATGTAGCCGCTATTTTAGAAGGTGCGGAACCGGGTAGTCTAGATGTGAATGTGGCAAAAGGTTCTGACCTTGTTGTGAACAAAACTGCTGCTGAAAAGATTGGTGTTACCATTCCTAATTCCGTTCTGGATCGTGCAACTAGCGTAAAATAATAACACTAAGCCCGAATAGTGCTCGCTATTCGGGCTTTTTATATCAAGCAGAAAGGGAGTTGTTATGTCTGCTTTTGCATTTTTTGGAGCCCTTGAAATTGGGCTCGTTTATGGATTAGTTGCACTGGGTGTTTACTTAACGTTTAGAGTTCTAGATTTTCCGGATTTGAGTGTAGACGGTAGCTTCCCGATGGGGGCTGCCGTTGCTGCTACTGCTATTGTGGCAGGAATTGACCCGTGGGTTGCAACAGGCATGGCAATTATTGCAGGTGCAGCAACGGGGTGGGTTACGGCGTTCTTAGCCGTGAAATGTGGAATACTGCATCTTTTAGCCTCAATATTAACCATGATCGCCGCGTTTTCTATCAATATCCGTATTATGGGTCGACCGAATATGGCGTTGATAGGCGAAAATACAATCCTTACGCCATTTGAAGCGTTAGGCGATTCAATGTACGTGCGTCCAATTGTGGTTGGGGTATTGGTTTTACTGTCGGCAATTTTCGTTGTACGTCTTCTAAATAGTGATTTTGGGTTAGGTCTTAGAGCGACAGGTGTCAATGCAAGAATGGTGGCATCGCAAGGTGCGAGCACGGCATTTTATACCTATTTCGGCTTAGCGTTATCAAATGGCTTCGTTGGATTTTCTGGAGCACTGTTTGCTCAAACAAACAGCTTTGCAGATGTCACTTCGGGGGTAGGTACCATCGTTGTTGGGTTAGCGGCAGTTATACTTGGGCAGACGTTAATCCCAGGCCGCAAAATTTGGGTGGCGGTTGTAGCCGTTATCGTTGGTTCAGTACTCTATAGGCTTGCAGTGGCATTTGCATTAAGTACAGGTATGTTTGGGCTGCAAGCTTCAGACTTGAACCTGGTCACCGCAGTGTTGGTTGCTTTGGCTCTGATTGCGCCAAAGCTGAAAGGAAACCTTAACGCAAAAAAGGGCGGTAAGCCTGCAAAGTCTGAATCTAAGGAGGTAGCATGATCCAGCTCGACAATATTCAAGTTACCTTTAACGCAGGTACTATTTTAGAAAACAGAGCTTTAAGAGGTGTCTCTCTTACTGTTCCTGAACATGAATTCCTTACCGTTATTGGTTCCAATGGTGCGGGTAAATCTACCTTGCTTGGGGCCGTAACTGGTGAAACACCAATGGCGGGTGGCAGTGTCATCATTGATAACGTTGACGTGACTCGCCAAACCGTTGACCAACGCGCGAGCCAGTGTGCACGAGTGTTTCAAGATCCTCTGGCTGGTACATGTGGCGATCTCACCATTGAAGAGAATATGGCGCTAGCTTATATGCGTGGTAAGCGCCGCGGGTGGAGCTTTTCTTTATCATCAAAACGACGAAAACTGTTCCAAGAGCGAATCAGTATTCTGGGCTTAGGCTTAGAGGACAGGTTAGGGGATAACATTGGTCTGTTATCGGGTGGGCAGCGTCAAGCTGTTAGTCTCGTTATGGCAACGTTATCGGAGAGTAAACTTCTACTTTTAGATGAGCATACCGCTGCACTGGATCCTCGTATGGCGGCATTCATTATCGATTTGACGAAGCGGATTGTGAATGAATTCAATTTAACGGTAATGATGGTTACTCACTCTATGAAAGACGCGTTAGCGTGTGGTGATAGAACGGTCATGCTTCACCAAGGTGAGGTTGTGTTGGATGTTGCCGGAGATGAACGAGCAAACATGTCTGTCCCTGACTTACTCGAAATGTTCTCTAAAGTACGTGGTGAGGAACTTGCTGATGATAGCTTATTGCTAAATTAATTCTTTTCTTAAGAGATAAGTCACTCAACGTAAACGTAAACCCTCTTTAGCACAAAGAGGGTTTTTTCTTTTATTAAGATGCTGTTAATATTGCGCTTTCGTTCAAAATTGGCGCGTTATTTTTATATGTGTTTTAAAACACTTTATTTTTGTCTGGGGTTCATATGATGTCGACCCAGCACATGAGCTTAAGATATGTATTTCTCATCCCAGCAATATTTGCTATTGGCATGTTGTTGATGGTGGCTATAAATTACTTCGAACGAAATGAAAAAAGGGTAGAGCGCGAATACAAACGGGTTGAAAACGCCATTCATCGTTCGGTGAAAATTCTGACTTCGCTTGATTACACTCTTTCTACTCACTATCAGAACGAAAACTTTCCTCACTTTCAGCATAACTCTCAAGTTAATAATGGTGTCTGCCATGTTTGGCCTATCGAAGCGCTGGTTCTAGCACAGGATAAAAACCTAAACATCCCGGCTGTGGATATTAGCTATATGATCTCGGGCGACCAATCAATGTGCCGTCGAGGTTCTGCATTAAATAGACACGCAGTAGAAATGATGGACTTAGCGCCGATGCTGTCATTTCTACACGATCTTGACGAACATATATTGGGTATTTATTACGTTGCTGAAGAGGGGTTAGTGATTTCTTCCCCTGATACTTTAGCGAAAAATATTGATCGGTCTTCAATTGAGCATTTTAAATCTCAACCATTCTGGTATTTGACCAGTCGCAATTCAGATTCGATAACCGTTACAGGTCCAGTTGAAAACGCAAATGAGCTCGAAAGGGTGCTCACGTTGTCTTTGCCCGTTAGTCAGGGAGAGGATTTTAAAGGCGTGGTGTCGTTAGAAATTAAAACCGATCTGCTTTTGAGTTCGGGGTCTTCACTGAGTGAAAGATTGCACTTGGTGCACAACGAGCAGCTTCACAACGTACGTGATAGACACTTTGTGTACCCATTATCTATTCAAGGGGTGGCGTTTGAGCATACGCTGTTTTATGAGTCAGATTTTGCCGATGAGTTATTGTCTCTACTCCATGAAGAACGAAATGCTGTCTTCATCATTGCGATTATCTACATTTTAACCGTGATCAGCCTGTTTTATTTGAATTTGAACTTCGAGCGCCGTTACTTTCAAAATTTAGCTGAAAAAGATTCAATGACAGGACTACTCAATCGGAGAGGACTGGAAATTGAATTTAAAAAGCCGTGTCGTTATCAGTTTGAAGGTATTGCAGTATTTGATATTGATAACTTCAAGAAGATAAACGACACATATGGTCATGAAAAAGGAGACGAAGTGATCTGCTTTGTCGCCGATCAGATGCGTGCTGTACTAAGGGAAATGGATGCAGTGTCTCGATTTGGGGGTGAGGAGTTTGTCGTATACATAAGAGCGAATAGCCCGCAGCTTATTGTCGACATTGCTCATCGAATTCAAAAGCAAGTCGCCAGTCAATCCCACGAGCTTCTTGAGTGCGGTTTTTCTTTATCTGGCGGCGTGTGTGTCGAAGATCATCGAGAGCAGGCAAGCTTGAAAGATTTGGTTAAGTCTGCGGATAAAAAGCTCTACTACGCAAAGGAGTCTGGAAAAAATCAGGTGATCTTTTGAGGATGTTTTTAGTACCTTAAATAGAAAATAGCGAGAGTGACTTTCCTTTCGCTATTTTTCATTTTACAGAGTATATGTCGTGATTAAATTGCACTCACACTCTGCATTGTATCTCGGTATCGCTGTATGTGATCTACAATCGGTGCCGCTTTATTAAAGGTTCGGATGTCACGGAACAAAGCCGCAGCTTCAGGGTACTCTTGTCTCAGATACGAAAACCACTGTTTTACTCGGTTAGGGTAGTACAGCCCTTTGTCACCTTGGATTTCATATTCTGAATACTGAAGTAGCAGGTCAACGACGTCGTGCCACGGCATAGGTTGGTGATTGTGCTTTACTACATTTCCAAGGTTAGGCACGTTGAAGGCACCTCGACAAACCATAAGTGAGTCGATTCCTGACATTTCAATACAGCGTTGCCCATCTGCGTAATTCCATATCTCACCATTTGCGATCAAAGGGACACGGGCTTTCTGTTTTAGCTTCGCTAAGTATTCCCATTTGATTTCACTGGCTTTGTAACCCCCTGATTTCGTTCTAGCATGTACCGTGATCTCGTTAGCACCGGCTTGTGTAATGGCATCGACGATTTCAAAGCAATCATTCGGGTCTTCCCATCCAAGCCGAATTTTTGCTGTGACTGGGACAGTTGGGTCTATGGCATCTCGGCACGCTTTAACCACTTGATAAATCAGCTCAGGATGCTGCAACAAAGCGGCACCACCCTTACTCTTGTTAACCATTTTAGCTGGGCAGCCAAAGTTAAGGTCAATTCCATCGGAACCGAGATTTACGGCTCTAAAGGCATTTTCAGCCATCCAGTTGGGTTCTTGACCAAGTAACTGTGTACGAACAGGCGTACCCGATTTGGTTTTACTCCCGGTATTGATTTCTGGGCAGATACGGGTAAAAACGTGGTCTGGTAATAGCTGATCAATCACACGCACGA is a genomic window containing:
- the dusC gene encoding tRNA dihydrouridine(16) synthase DusC, translated to MRVILGPMEGVLDHLMREILTNINDYDLCVTEFVRVIDQLLPDHVFTRICPEINTGSKTKSGTPVRTQLLGQEPNWMAENAFRAVNLGSDGIDLNFGCPAKMVNKSKGGAALLQHPELIYQVVKACRDAIDPTVPVTAKIRLGWEDPNDCFEIVDAITQAGANEITVHARTKSGGYKASEIKWEYLAKLKQKARVPLIANGEIWNYADGQRCIEMSGIDSLMVCRGAFNVPNLGNVVKHNHQPMPWHDVVDLLLQYSEYEIQGDKGLYYPNRVKQWFSYLRQEYPEAAALFRDIRTFNKAAPIVDHIQRYRDTMQSVSAI